A region of the Ornithinimicrobium ciconiae genome:
CTGAGACCTCCGCGACCTGGCGCACGATGTCCAGATAGGGCAGGGCCGGCTTGACCATCACCAGGTCCGCCCCCTCGGCCAGGTCGAGGCGCAGCTCGCGCAGCGACTCGGTCGCGTTGGCGGGGTCCTGCTGATAGGTCTTGCGGTCGCCCTGCAGGCTGGACCCCACCGCCTCCCGGAACGGGCCGTAGTAGGCCGAGGCGTACTTGGCGGTGTAGGCGAGCACCGACACGTCGGCGAAACCCGCCGCGTCCAGGGCCGCCCGGATGACCGCGACCTGCCCGTCCATCATCCCGGAGGGCCCGACCACATGGGCACCGGCACGGGCCTGCGCGAGGGCCATTTCGGCATACCGCTCCAGCGTCGCGTCGTTGTCCACCCGACCCCGGTCATCAAGCACTCCGCAGTGCCCGTGGTCAGTGAACTCGTCCAGGCACAGGTCGGACATGAGGACGGTCTCGTCCCCCAGCTCGGCGCGCAGGTCCTCCAGCGCCACATTGAGTATGCCGTCGGGCCGGGTTCCCCAGAGCCCCTCAGCATCCTTGTGCTCAGGGGTCGGCACCCCAAACAGCATCAGCCCACCGACACCGGCCTCGACCGCCGCGACGGCCGCGCGGCGCAGCGAGTCACGGGTGTGCTGCACCACGCCGGGCATCGAGCTGATCGGTGCGGGCTCGGTGATGCCTTCGCGGACAAAGACCGGCAGCACCAGGTCGGCCGGGGAGAGCCTGGTCTGCGCCACCAGCCGGCGCAGGGCCGGGGTGGTGCGCAGACGCCGGGGCCGCTCCACCGGAGCCAGGCCGAGGCCACGGCTCCCGAGGGCATCTCCACCCGCTGCGCCGGACGCTCCGTTCACGCGCGGACTCGCGCGGCGCCCCGTCGGCCGGCGGTCCGGCGCTGGCTGGGACGGACCGGCTCTCCGGCGGCCCGGGCGGCCAGGGTCAGCTCGGCACCGTGCCGGGCGAGCGCGTCGACGAGGGCAGCGGCGTTCGGCTCCGGTGCCACGACGTCAACCCGCAGTCCGTGCTCCTCAGCCGTCTTGGCGGTGGCGGGTCCGATGCACGCCACGACCGTGTTGGGGTGTGGCTTGCCCGCGATGCCGACCAGGTTGCGCACCGTCGAGGAGGATGTGAAACAGACCGCGTCAAAGGCACCGCCCTTGATAGCGTCCCGGATCGGCGCGGGTGGCGGTGCGGCCCGCACGGTGCGGTAGGCCGTCACGTCGTCGACCTCCCAACCCATCTCGATCAGGCCCGCCACGAGGGTGTCCGTGGCGATGTCTGCCCGGGGCAGGAAGACCCGGTCGATGGGGTCGAGCACGTCGTCATACTCGGGCCAGTCGGCGAGCAGGCCGCGGGCGGACTGCTCGGTGGAGGGGATCAGGTCGGGCTCGATCCCCCACTCGCGCAACGCGTCGGCGGTGACGCCACCGACCGCTGCGATCTTGAGGCCGGCGAAGGAGCGCGCGTCCAGACCCAGCTCGGTGAACTTCTCCCGCACCGCGCGCACGGCGTTGACGGAGGTGAAGCCGATCCACTCGTAGCGCCCGGTCACCAACCCACGGATCGCCCGGTCCATCTGCTGCGGTGTCCGTGGTGGTTCGACACTGATGGTCGGCACGACCTTGGAGGAGGCACCGTGCGAGGCGATCCGCTGGGTCATCGTGCCGGCCTGGTCCCTGGTGCGGGGCACCAGCACGTTCCAGCCGAAGAGCGCCTTGGTCTCAAACCAGCTCAGGTCCGCACGCTGCTCCACGGCGCGGCCCACGACCACGACCCCGGCGCTGTCGTGCTCGGCGAGCGTGGCCTCGGCGGACCCCAGGTCGGTCACCAGGCTCCGCTGTTCCACCGTGGTGCCGTGCTCGGTCACGCAGACCGGCGTCTGCGGGTCGCGCCCGGCTCGGCGCAGGCCGGACAGCGCCTTGCGCAGTTCGGTGGGCGATCCCAACAGGACCACGGTGACGCCGTCGGCGACAGAGGTGGACCAGTCGGTGCGGGAGTCCGCGGCATCGATGATGTGGACCTCGCCGGCCTCGGCAGAGGTGAGGGGCACGCCGGCATAGGTCGGCACCGACGAGGCGATGGAGACGCCCGGGACGACCTCGAAGGGCACGCCGGCACCGCGACAGGCGAGGGCCTCCTGGCTCAGCGTGGTGAAGGCTCCGGGGTCGCCGGCCATCACGCGCACCACCAGGGTGTCGGGCTGCTTGAGTGCTCGCGCCTCCCGGACCAGGAGCTTGGCCCGGGCCGCCGGCGACCGGCGTGGTCCGCCGACCGCGGCAGCGTGCACGACCGTGGCGTCCTCGCGGAGCAGCCCGGCCAGCCGTTCCCCGGTCTCCGGGTCGTCGACCACGACGGTGTCGGCGCGCGCGAGATAGTCCCTAGCTCGCACGGTGAGCAGCCCGAGGTCGCCGGGGCCCGCACCAACGAAGGCGACGCGGGCGCCGATCTCTGGCGGTGCGCTAGGGGGTGCTGCTGTGCTGGTGCTCACGTGATCACGCTCCAGGGTGTTGTGCTGTGGGGGTCTTGAGGAGGCTCGGCCGGTCCTGCGGAGCCAGGTGGGTGAGGAAGTGGTGGGCCATCTCGTGGCCGAGGTCAACGGGGGTCGTGCCGCGCAATGTGTGCCGCAGGAGTCCCTCGCTCGTCCCGATGACGGCGTCCAGGACGAGGGCATCTCCGTGGCGGGTGGCCAGCGCCCCGATCGGAGCGCTGCAGCCTGCCTCCAGAGCTCCCAGCAGCGCCCGCTCGGCCGTCACGGCCTCACGGGTGGGGGCGTGGTCGAGCTGCATCAGGAGGCGGGTGGTCTCGCGGTCGTCGGTGCGACACTCCACGGCCAGGGCGCCCTGGCCTGGGGCGGGGAGCATGACCGCGGGCTCGAGCACCTCGCTGGCCTCGGCGATGCGCCCCAGGCGCCGGAGTCCGGCTGCCGCCAGCACGATCGCGTCGAGGCTGCCGTCGGTCACCTTGCCGATCCGACGACCGACATTGCCGCGCAGCCCGACCACCGTGGTGTGCGGTGCCGCGGCCTCGAGCTGTACCGCTCGGCGCGGCGACCCGGTGCCGATCACGGCCCCCTCGGGCAGGTCGGCCAGACGCAGCCGGTCCCGGGAGATCACGATGTCCCGCGGGTCCTCGCGCTCCGGGATGGCAGCGACGACGAGGCCTGCCTCCTCCCCCACGGGGAGGTCCTTCAACGAGTGGACGGCCAGGTCGATGCGTCCCTCCTGCAGCGCCTCTCGCAGGGCCGAGACGAAGACGCCGGTGCCCCCGATCTGCGTGAGCGGCGCGCTCGAACGGTCGCCCTCGGTCGAGACCAGGACGAGCTCCACCTCATGGCCCAGGGCACGGAGCTGGTCAGCCACCCAGCCGGACTGTGAGGTGGCCAGCTCGCTGGCCCTGGTGCCGAGCCGCAGCGAGCGGCGGTCGTGGGTCATGGTCGTTCCTCCAGCGTTCGCACTCATGGCAGCCCACCCACGCGGGGCGGCGCGTCCACGGCAGCGGTCTC
Encoded here:
- the hemB gene encoding porphobilinogen synthase, which produces MAPVERPRRLRTTPALRRLVAQTRLSPADLVLPVFVREGITEPAPISSMPGVVQHTRDSLRRAAVAAVEAGVGGLMLFGVPTPEHKDAEGLWGTRPDGILNVALEDLRAELGDETVLMSDLCLDEFTDHGHCGVLDDRGRVDNDATLERYAEMALAQARAGAHVVGPSGMMDGQVAVIRAALDAAGFADVSVLAYTAKYASAYYGPFREAVGSSLQGDRKTYQQDPANATESLRELRLDLAEGADLVMVKPALPYLDIVRQVAEVSDVPVAAYQVSGEYSQIEAAAERGWLDRDRTVLESLTAVRRAGAQVVLTYYAVHAAGLLTH
- a CDS encoding bifunctional uroporphyrinogen-III C-methyltransferase/uroporphyrinogen-III synthase; this encodes MSTSTAAPPSAPPEIGARVAFVGAGPGDLGLLTVRARDYLARADTVVVDDPETGERLAGLLREDATVVHAAAVGGPRRSPAARAKLLVREARALKQPDTLVVRVMAGDPGAFTTLSQEALACRGAGVPFEVVPGVSIASSVPTYAGVPLTSAEAGEVHIIDAADSRTDWSTSVADGVTVVLLGSPTELRKALSGLRRAGRDPQTPVCVTEHGTTVEQRSLVTDLGSAEATLAEHDSAGVVVVGRAVEQRADLSWFETKALFGWNVLVPRTRDQAGTMTQRIASHGASSKVVPTISVEPPRTPQQMDRAIRGLVTGRYEWIGFTSVNAVRAVREKFTELGLDARSFAGLKIAAVGGVTADALREWGIEPDLIPSTEQSARGLLADWPEYDDVLDPIDRVFLPRADIATDTLVAGLIEMGWEVDDVTAYRTVRAAPPPAPIRDAIKGGAFDAVCFTSSSTVRNLVGIAGKPHPNTVVACIGPATAKTAEEHGLRVDVVAPEPNAAALVDALARHGAELTLAARAAGEPVRPSQRRTAGRRGAARVRA
- the hemC gene encoding hydroxymethylbilane synthase; this encodes MTHDRRSLRLGTRASELATSQSGWVADQLRALGHEVELVLVSTEGDRSSAPLTQIGGTGVFVSALREALQEGRIDLAVHSLKDLPVGEEAGLVVAAIPEREDPRDIVISRDRLRLADLPEGAVIGTGSPRRAVQLEAAAPHTTVVGLRGNVGRRIGKVTDGSLDAIVLAAAGLRRLGRIAEASEVLEPAVMLPAPGQGALAVECRTDDRETTRLLMQLDHAPTREAVTAERALLGALEAGCSAPIGALATRHGDALVLDAVIGTSEGLLRHTLRGTTPVDLGHEMAHHFLTHLAPQDRPSLLKTPTAQHPGA